One Aquarana catesbeiana isolate 2022-GZ linkage group LG04, ASM4218655v1, whole genome shotgun sequence genomic region harbors:
- the TMEM200A gene encoding transmembrane protein 200A — MIATGGVITGLAALKRQDSARSQHLLSRPISPPAEKKPIRRRPRADVVIVRGKIRLYSPSGFFLILGVLISVAGIAMAVLGYWPQKETFLTSELALEVNKTEILRETGMMVRFFEQHLHSERMKMLGPFTMGIGIFIFICANAILHENRDKETKVIHMRDIYSTVIDVHSMRIKEQKHLNGAFSGFYGETELHHSDNPCASKLAANTIASFPGSYRSCSSIDIEENFPRESKGFTNLLPPLLMERSGSVFGLHSHSNRSGDDKNSSSKKCETKSIVSSSINAFTLPVIKLNNCVIDEPDIDNITEDSEINSSRLRKVSMDSLALPIPDDGNRQYKPPNTPLSRSISFMEPLRSDSSLAPAPNNGKLLSPGAAPKQFGSNTSLHILSSHSKSLDLDRGPSTLTVQAEQRKHPSWPRLDRSNSKGYMKLENKEDPMDRLIVPQAPPAKKDYTNKEKLLMISRSHNNLSFEHDEFLSNNLKRGTSETRF; from the coding sequence ATGATAGCAACTGGAGGAGTTATAACAGGACTGGCAGCCTTAAAAAGGCAAGATTCAGCCAGATCCCAGCATCTCCTTTCCCGGCCTATATCTCCACCAGCTGAGAAGAAGCCTATAAGACGTCGTCCAAGAGCAGATGTAGTGATTGTTAGAGGGAAAATTCGACTTTACTCTCCTTCTGGATTCTTTCTGATTTTGGGGGTCTTGATTTCTGTAGCAGGAATTGCAATGGCAGTTCTTGGTTACTGGCctcaaaaagaaacatttttaacaTCAGAGCTTGCTTTAGAGGTTAATAAAACAGAAATACTTCGAGAAACTGGGATGATGGTAAGATTTTTTGAACAGCATTTGCATTCTGAGAGAATGAAAATGCTGGGTCCTTTCACAATGGGTATTGGAATATTTATCTTTATTTGTGCTAATGCTATACTTCATGAAAATCGTGATAAGGAGACAAAAGTTATTCATATGAGGGATATATATTCAACTGTTATAGATGTTCATAGCATGAGGATCAAAGAGCAGAAGCATCTAAATGGAGCTTTCTCTGGCTTTTATGGGGAAACTGAGTTACATCATTCTGACAATCCTTGTGCATCCAAATTGGCTGCCAATACTATTGCATCTTTTCCTGGAAGCTACAGGAGTTGCAGCTCTATTGATATTGAAGAGAACTTTCCCAGGGAGAGCAAAGGTTTTACTAATCTTCTGCCTCCGCTTCTTATGGAAAGATCAGGCTCAGTGTTTGGCCTTCATAGTCATTCTAACAGGAGTGGAGATGATAAAAATAGCAGCTCCAAGAAATGTGAAACTAAGTCCATAGTGTCGTCTTCAATCAATGCTTTCACATTGCCCGTAATAAAACTGAATAACTGTGTTATTGATGAGCCTGATATAGACAACATTACAGAAGACTCAGAAATCAACAGTAGCAGGCTGAGGAAAGTGTCAATGGATTCATTAGCATTACCTATACCTGATGATGGAAACAGACAATATAAACCTCCCAATACACCTTTATCACGTAGCATCTCTTTTATGGAACCACTCAGAAGTGACTCTTCTTTAGCTCCTGCACCAAATAATGGTAAGCTTTTATCCCCAGGTGCTGCTCCAAAACAATTTGGATCCAACACTTCTTTGCATATTTTATCTTCACATTCTAAATCTTTAGACTTAGACAGAGGTCCTTCTACACTTACAGTTCAAGCTGAACAAAGAAAGCATCCAAGCTGGCCAAGGCTTGATCGTAGTAACAGCAAGGGGTACATGAAACTTGAGAACAAAGAAGATCCAATGGACAGGTTGATTGTACCCCAGGCCCCTCCAGCAAAAAAAGACTACACCAACAAGGAAAAACTGCTCATGATCTCAAGATCACATAATAACTTAAGTTTTGAACATGATGAGTTTTTAAGTAATAACCTTAAGAGGGGTACATCAGAAACAAGATTTTAA